A window from Methanofastidiosum sp. encodes these proteins:
- a CDS encoding coenzyme F420-0:L-glutamate ligase, whose protein sequence is MISEIRIIPVLDIPLIKEQDDLAKIVSERIELEDKDIVVICETVVTKSQGRVVDLKKINPSTRALDISKKTGKDPRLVQLILDESKEVLKIGDSVIVVETRDGNICASAGIDVSNVCGDESVVGLLPKDPDKEAEKIRQKLKKLTGKEVAVIISDTQGRPFRSGAIGVAIGVSGMKPLWKRAGEKDLYGYELKSSIIATADEAASAASLLMGQADEGIPIVVIRGARHLKGEGSSKELLREKEKDLFRP, encoded by the coding sequence CTGATATCTGAAATAAGGATAATTCCAGTTTTGGATATTCCATTAATTAAGGAACAGGATGACCTTGCCAAAATTGTTTCTGAGAGAATTGAACTTGAAGACAAAGACATTGTTGTGATTTGTGAAACAGTTGTTACTAAGTCTCAAGGAAGAGTTGTCGATCTCAAAAAAATTAATCCAAGTACACGGGCATTAGATATTTCCAAGAAAACTGGAAAAGACCCGCGACTTGTGCAACTTATTCTTGATGAATCAAAAGAAGTTCTAAAGATTGGGGATTCTGTAATTGTAGTTGAAACAAGAGATGGAAACATATGTGCAAGTGCAGGGATAGACGTCTCTAATGTTTGCGGAGATGAATCCGTTGTAGGCCTCCTCCCAAAAGACCCTGATAAAGAGGCAGAAAAAATTAGACAGAAGTTGAAAAAGTTGACTGGTAAAGAAGTTGCAGTAATTATATCAGACACACAAGGAAGGCCATTTAGGAGCGGTGCTATAGGGGTTGCAATAGGCGTTTCAGGCATGAAGCCACTGTGGAAAAGAGCGGGTGAAAAGGATCTATATGGATATGAGTTAAAATCTTCCATAATAGCTACGGCAGATGAAGCTGCTTCTGCTGCATCTCTTCTAATGGGGCAGGCTGATGAAGGTATCCCAATAGTAGTTATTAGGGGTGCAAGGCATCTAAAAGGTGAAGGATCCTCAAAAGAGCTTTTGAGAGAAAAAGAAAAGGACTTATTTAGGCCTTAA